From the Pseudomonas sp. Teo4 genome, the window GCCATTGCCAATGGTGATGAGTGCAAGCGTGGCACCTTCGTCATGCCGACCCTGATCGAACTGGAGAGCTTCGACGAGCTCAAGCGCGAGATCTTCGGCCCGGTGCTGCACGTGGTGCGCTACAACCGCCGCAACCTGGACCAGCTGATCGAGCAGATCAACAACTCCGGCTACGGCCTGACCCTCGGCGTGCACACCCGCATCGACGAGACAATCGCCAAGGTGGTGGAAACCGCCAACGCCGGCAACATGTACGTTAACCGCAACATCGTCGGTGCCGTGGTGGGCGTGCAGCCATTCGGTGGTGAAGGCCTGTCCGGCACTGGCCCGAAAGCGGGCGGCCCGCTGTACCTGTACCGCCTGCTGTCGACCCGCCCGGCCGATGCCATTGCCCGTCACTTCCAGCAACAGGACGGCGAAGGCAAGCCAGACCGCGCCCTGCACGAGCAGCTGACCAAGCCGCTGCACAGCCTCAAGGGCTGGGCCGAGAGCAACCAGCTGAGCGAGTTGGCCGCCCTTTGCACGCAGTTCGCTGCCCAGTCGCAAAGCGGTATCGCCCGCCTGCTGCCAGGCCCGACCGGCGAGCGCAACAGCTACACCATCCTGCCGCGCGAGCACGTGCTGTGCCTGGCGGATAATGAAGCTGATCTGCTGGCGCAACTGGCTGCGGTACTGGCGGTTGGCAGCTCGGCGGTGTTCCAGGATGGCGAACCGGCCAAGAGCCTGCGCGCCCGCCTGCCGAAAGAGCTGCAGGCCAAGGTCAAGCTGGTGGCGGACTGGAACAAGGACGAAGTGGCCTTCGATGCAGTTATCCACCATGGCGACTCGGACCAACTGCGCCGCATCTGCCAGCAGGTGGCCAAGCGCGCCGGTGCGATCGTTGGCGTGCACGGGCTTTCCAGCGGGGATCACCAGATTGCCCTGGAACGCCTGGTGATCGAGCGGGCGGTGAGTGTGAACACCGCTGCGGCTGGTGGTAACGCCAGCCTGATGACCATTGGCTGATTGAGATGATGTGAAAAAAAGAAGGAGAGCTTAGGCTCTCCTTCTTCATTTCTGGCCAATGCAATCTCTTTGCTGGAGCGGCCATGAGGCAAATCAGCCTCCGGCTGGGTCAAAACCTAACAACAAAGATATCAGTGCCATAAAAATCATAGTGGGCCACACCAGAAGGCCCAAGGCCATCCACAACCAGTTAGCGATGCTAAACGTCGAGTTCGCTTGCCCGTGATTGTCGCCTTCGCAGAAATTAACAGCGCGCTGAACGCTAACGATTACCCAGACATGCAGCAGGTATGATGTTAAGAAGATCAGGATCGCCAGATGATAGTGCTGCAGCCAGAGCCCCTGATCAACAAGCATCGGAGACAACCCTGCGATGATGAAGAACACTGTCAGGACAGCAGGCGACCACTTGTAACTGCGCCCACTCTGGCAGATCTTTTGATCTATTCGTCGAAGCAGCGGATAAAAGAAGATGACGGCAAAAAGCGCACGCACCAACGGCAGAACGCGCTCTCCCGAGCGGACTCTATGCAACACCCAGCTACGATGAAAACAGAACAACCAATACCAGCCGAATGTAAAAAAACTCATGACAGCTATTTTTCTTGAGGACACGACGAAAAATTGGCTGTCCCCAATGATCGATTTGTTCGGTTCTTGAGACATAGGTAGTAGACCTGCGGATTGAGAAACTTCGCTATTCAACCTTTATGTCCACATGGAAAGATGCCCTACGCTTCCGATACATAAGTAGGAAGTGTCCTATAGACACAACACAGAGAACCTAGAACGCATCAACGCCATCGCCGGCAAGCCAGCGCCTATAGGTTCGGCGGTGACCCTGTTGGAGCCTGCTTGCCGACGGTCCTGGGTGTTTGGGTATCAGCTGTAGTCATCGCTCAATCTCCCTGAAATCTTTGTTGCCAGGGCCTCCCTCTTCGCGGGTAAACCCGCTCCCACAAGATCACTATTGCTCTCAAGGACAGTGCCGTACCTGTAGGAGCGGGTTTACCCGCGAAAGGGCCAATCCAGGCAACGCTTCGCAGAAGCCCTAGTGCAGCGTCCACGGCTCCACAGGCATCTGCACCTGAACCAACGCAGACTCAAGCAGCACACGCAGCGTTTCAAGCTCATGCATCGACGCCATCATCAGGATCGAAACCGGCGACTTGGGTTGCAGCAAAATTGCCTGGTGCGCCTTTCTGCCGACCTTTAGACCCCAGCCAAACTCCCGACATGCACCTGAGCGCCGTTACACTTTCTACCCTCATATCACCGACACCTATAAACCTGTTCCTCACCGCACCTGCGAACCTAGACTCGCCCCACGCCCGTCCAAGGACCGCCCCCCATGCCCGAGACCCTGCTCAGCCCCCGCAACCTCGCCTTCGAGCTCTACGAAGTCCTGAACGCCGAAGCCCTCACCCAGCGCCCGCGCTTCGCCGAGCACAGCCGCGAGACCTTCGACGCAGCGCTCACCACCGCCCGCACCATTGCCGAGAAGTTCTTTGCCCCACACAACCGCAAGGGCGATGAGCACGAACCGCGCTACGTGGATGGCCGCGCTGAGTTGATCCCGGAAGTGAAGCCTGCGGTCGATGCGTTTCTGGAGGCAGGCTTCCTCAATGCAAACCGCGACTTCGACGTCGGCGGCATGCAGCTGCCAAGCCTGGTCTCACAGGCCTGCTTCGCCCACTTCCAGGCCGCCAACGCCGGCACCACCGCCTACCCGTTTCTGACGATGGGCGCGGCCAACCTGATCGAAAGCTTCGGCACCGATGAACAGAAGCGCCTGTTCCTGCAGCCAATGATCGAGGGCCGTTACTTCGGCACCATGGCGCTGACCGAACCCCACGCTGGCTCATCACTGGCCGACATCCGCACCCGCGCACAACCCGCCGGTGACGGCAGCTACCGGCTCAAGGGCAACAAGATCTTCATCTCCGGCGGCGATCACGAACTGTCGGAAAACATCGTCCACATGGTGCTGGCCAAGCTGCCGGACGCGCCGCCCGGCGTGAAGGGCATTTCGCTGTTCATCGTGCCCAAATACCTGGTCAACGAGGACGGCAGCCGTGGCCCACGTAACGACGTACTGCTGGCCGGGCTGTTCCACAAGATGGGCTGGCGCGGCACCACCTCCACCGCACTGAACTTCGGCGACAACGGCGAGTGCGTCGGCTACCTGGTCGGCCAGCCGCATCAGGGCCTGGCGTGCATGTTCCAGATGATGAACGAAGCCCGCATCGGCGTCGGCATGGGTGCCGTGATGCTGGGTTACGCTGGCTACCTGTACTCCTTGGAATACGCCCGTCAGCGGCCACAAGGTCGGCCACTGGACAACAAAGACCCACAAAGCCCAGCCATGCCGATCATCGGGCACACCGATGTGAAACGTATGCTGCTGGCCCAGAAAGCCTACGTGGAAGGCGCCTTCGACCTGGGCCTGTACGCCGCGCGCCTGTTCGATGACACGCAAACGGCAGGCGATGACGCGGCGCGCCGCCAGGCCCATGAATTGCTCGACCTGCTGACCCCTATCGTCAAGTCCTGGCCTTCGGAGTTCTGCCTGAAGGCCAACGAGCTGGCCATCCAGATTCTCGGCGGCCACGGCTACACCCGCGAATACCCGGTCGAGCAGTACTACCGCGACAACCGCCTGAACCCGATTCACGAGGGCACCCACGGCATCCAGTCGCTCGACCTGTTGGGCCGCAAGCTGGCACAGAACGGCGGTTCCGGACTCAAGCAACTGATCCGCCTGATCGCCGCCACCGCCGAGCGCGCCAGCCACCACCCGCGCCTCGATACCCTGCGCCAGCCACTGGAGCAACTGGTCAACCGGTTGCAGGCCGTGACCCTCGCTTTGCTGGGCGACCTGGCGCAGGGCAAGGTCGCGGGTGCCCTGGCCAACTCGGCGCTGTACCTGAAGGCGTTCGGTCATTGCGTGGTTGGCTGGCGCTGGCTGGAACAGGCCATCCATGCCGAGCTCGGCTTGTTGAAAGGCACTGAGGCAGACCGCGAGTTCTACCTTGGCAAACTGCAAGCCGCGCGTTATTTCCTGACCTGGGAAGTGCCGCCCTGCCATAATGACCTGGCATTGTTAGAGGCGCGCGACGACACCTGCCTCGCCATGCAAGACGGGTGGTTCTAGGGGGAGCCACCGTGCACACGGAGGTTTCCGCATGTTCGATTCCGGCGCCCTGCTGCGCCAGCGCTTCGCCGCGCTGCGCAGTACGGCCGAGTTGTTTTCCCTGCGTCATGTAAAACAGTCGCACCAATCACTTTCTGTACGTCGCAACGTGGCCGAGCCGCCGTTCTTCAGCCAGGACGAAGGCGCGATGCTGACCGTGCGGCTCAATGGCGTCGAGGCCTACGCGGCCACCGCCGACCTGTCCCAGGCGGGCTTGCAGCGGGCGCTGGAGCAGGCCGAGGCGCTGGCCCGGAACATCGCTGCACACAGCCTGCTAGACCTGCGCGAGCAACCGGTCGCCAGCGCGCGCCACGACCACATCTCGCCCAACTTCGACCAGCCCCTGCCCAGCCTCGCCGATTGCCTCGGCCTGCTCGCCGCCGAGTCGGCCAGCGTGCCCAAGGACAGCCGCCTGGTGGACTGGCAGGCCAGCCTGGGCCTGAGCCTGGTCGAGCAAACCTACCTGAACTCGGCCGGTGCCGAACTGCGCCATGCCCAACGCTTCCTGTTCCCGGGGCTGAGCGTAACCGCCAGCGATGGCCAGGACAGCCAGAGCCGCAGCCTGGGCCGCGAAAACTTTGGCCAGCAAGGGGGCTTCGAGGTCATCGAGCGCTGCGGCCTGGTCGGCGCTGCCCAGCGCGTTGCCGATGAAGCGCTGCAACTGCTGCTGGCGCCCAATACCCCCAGCGGGCCGCGTGACCTGCTGCTGATGCCCGACCAGATGATGCTGCAGATCCACGAGTCCATCGGCCACCCGCTGGAAATGGACCGCATCCTCGGCGACGAACGCAACTACGCCGGTACCAGCTTCGTCAAAGCCAGCGACTTTGGTCATCTGCAATACGGCTCGAAGCTGCTGAACGTGACCTTCGACCCCACCATCGGCGAAGAATTGGCCAGCTACAGCTTCGATGACGATGGCACCGAGGCCAGCAAGCAGTTCCTGATCCGCGACGGCCTGTTGCTGCGCCCTCTGGGCGGTGCCCTTTCGCAGTTCCGCTCCGGGCTGGATGGCGTCGCCAACAGCCGGGCGTGCGGCTGGAACCGCGCCCCTATCGACCGCATGGCCAACCTGAACATCGAGCCGGGCGACCAGTCGCTGGAGCAACTGATTCAGGGCATCGAGCACGGCATCCTGATGCGCACCAACCGCTCCTGGTCCATCGACGATGCGCGCAACAAGTTCCAGTTCGGCTGCGAATGGGGCCAACTGATCGAGAACGGCGAACTCAAAGGCATCGTGAAGAACCCCAACTACCGCGGCATCTCCGCGCAGTTCTGGCGCAACCTCTCGGCAGTCGGTGACCGCAGCACCTTCCAGGTACTGGGCACGCCCAACTGCGGCAAGGGCGAACCCAACCAGGTGGTGCGGGTCGGCCATGCTTCGCCAGCTTGCGTGTTCCGCCAGATCGACGTGTTCGGAGGTGACGCCTGATGAAACAAGCTTTCGAAGCCTTGGTCGGCGCGGTGCGCGAGACACTGCAACCAGGCGAGCAATTTACCCTCGGCTACAGCGCCGAGCAGTCGCAGTTCGTACGTTTCAACCATGCCAAAGTGCGCCAGGCCGGCGAGGTCAACCAAGCCAGCGCGCAACTGCGGCTGATCGACGACGGGCGCCAGGCCGAGCAGCAGGTGACCTTGAGTGGCGATGCGCAACAGGACGGCCAGCGCTTGAAAGATGCGCTTGAGCAGTTGCGTCAGACCTTGCCGCTTATTCCTGTCGACCCCTACCTGCGCCTGGACGAAAGTGCCTGGCACAGCCACAGCCAGCAGGAACAGAGCCTGCCTGAACTCAACGAAATCCTGACGCTGATCGGGCGTGAAGCTGGCACGCTGGACTTGGTCGGCATCTACGCCGCCGGCCCGATCTGCCGCGGCTTCGCCAGCTCGTTCGGGGCATTCGGCTGGCATCAGGCAAACA encodes:
- a CDS encoding TldD/PmbA family protein — protein: MFDSGALLRQRFAALRSTAELFSLRHVKQSHQSLSVRRNVAEPPFFSQDEGAMLTVRLNGVEAYAATADLSQAGLQRALEQAEALARNIAAHSLLDLREQPVASARHDHISPNFDQPLPSLADCLGLLAAESASVPKDSRLVDWQASLGLSLVEQTYLNSAGAELRHAQRFLFPGLSVTASDGQDSQSRSLGRENFGQQGGFEVIERCGLVGAAQRVADEALQLLLAPNTPSGPRDLLLMPDQMMLQIHESIGHPLEMDRILGDERNYAGTSFVKASDFGHLQYGSKLLNVTFDPTIGEELASYSFDDDGTEASKQFLIRDGLLLRPLGGALSQFRSGLDGVANSRACGWNRAPIDRMANLNIEPGDQSLEQLIQGIEHGILMRTNRSWSIDDARNKFQFGCEWGQLIENGELKGIVKNPNYRGISAQFWRNLSAVGDRSTFQVLGTPNCGKGEPNQVVRVGHASPACVFRQIDVFGGDA
- a CDS encoding acyl-CoA dehydrogenase, whose translation is MPETLLSPRNLAFELYEVLNAEALTQRPRFAEHSRETFDAALTTARTIAEKFFAPHNRKGDEHEPRYVDGRAELIPEVKPAVDAFLEAGFLNANRDFDVGGMQLPSLVSQACFAHFQAANAGTTAYPFLTMGAANLIESFGTDEQKRLFLQPMIEGRYFGTMALTEPHAGSSLADIRTRAQPAGDGSYRLKGNKIFISGGDHELSENIVHMVLAKLPDAPPGVKGISLFIVPKYLVNEDGSRGPRNDVLLAGLFHKMGWRGTTSTALNFGDNGECVGYLVGQPHQGLACMFQMMNEARIGVGMGAVMLGYAGYLYSLEYARQRPQGRPLDNKDPQSPAMPIIGHTDVKRMLLAQKAYVEGAFDLGLYAARLFDDTQTAGDDAARRQAHELLDLLTPIVKSWPSEFCLKANELAIQILGGHGYTREYPVEQYYRDNRLNPIHEGTHGIQSLDLLGRKLAQNGGSGLKQLIRLIAATAERASHHPRLDTLRQPLEQLVNRLQAVTLALLGDLAQGKVAGALANSALYLKAFGHCVVGWRWLEQAIHAELGLLKGTEADREFYLGKLQAARYFLTWEVPPCHNDLALLEARDDTCLAMQDGWF